The following proteins are encoded in a genomic region of Drosophila suzukii chromosome 4, CBGP_Dsuzu_IsoJpt1.0, whole genome shotgun sequence:
- the fd102C gene encoding uncharacterized protein fd102C isoform X1 has translation MAHSDLGASQATTADQDQGTTSNNGHGPKQTVPSIYPLGTPRNPQAQATTMALEQYRLQLYNYALNIERFRCPQYGGTGGAGAGANAPWLHLSPYGPHASGNIPAVNRMAALSTISLFPQTQRIFQPEEPKPQHSYIGLIAMAILSSTEMKLVLSDIYQYILDNYPYFRSRGPGWRNSIRHNLSLNDCFIKSGRSANGKGHYWAIHPANMDDFRKGDFRRRKAQRKVRKHMGLSVDDASTDSPSPPPLDLTTPPPPNSQSAVQLSSLGYPYHHQYLGQFLNRSSAPGLSQYSCADPAIVMQRQQANHLDQVIQPAQVQQQHGQHQHIAYINSTTTTTIANMFSQTRKRQFDVASLLAPDVQIVDIVSEDQESSARPATTARTTTQTHHTVITKQTIHREVVLGLEQPVTDADIDTDIDVEVNVDVVEESINPDPDSYPETDDQENRGGTMKQIFSVEDNNSYLSDGRLSSFDADPDHDPEDLEQHNYSISSSAARSLGSSSSQHEESSSLEECPLAESTAGPPTAARPSTLAVAIPNAYIELNHVDPHMLSRYYGSYMAAAARRASIEASKTTRPSSITPPPKIEIVSQK, from the coding sequence ATGGCTCACTCTGACTTGGGTGCTTCGCAGGCGACTACGGCCGACCAGGATCAAGGGACCACATCAAACAACGGTCATGGGCCTAAGCAAACTGTGCCCAGCATCTATCCTCTTGGAACCCCGAGAAATCcgcaagctcaagccacgacGATGGCTCTGGAGCAATATCGCCTGCAGCTGTACAACTACGCCCTTAATATTGAACGATTTCGATGCCCCCAATACGGAGGCACCGGAGGCGCCGGCGCCGGCGCAAATGCTCCATGGCTGCACCTAAGTCCTTACGGACCCCATGCATCAGGCAATATTCCTGCAGTAAACCGAATGGCCGCGCTCTCAACCATTTCACTTTTCCCCCAAACGCAACGCATATTCCAACCCGAGGAGCCTAAGCCGCAACACAGCTACATTGGCCTCATAGCCATGGCCATTTTGAGCTCAACTGAGATGAAGTTGGTCCTGTCAGACATTTACCAATATATTTTGGATAATTATCCGTATTTTAGAAGCCGCGGTCCGGGGTGGAGGAACTCCATCAGACATAATCTCTCACTGAATGATTGTTTTATCAAATCTGGTCGCAGTGCCAACGGCAAGGGGCACTACTGGGCAATACACCCAGCCAACATGGATGATTTTCGAAAAGGCGATTTCAGACGTCGTAAGGCTCAGCGTAAAGTCCGAAAGCATATGGGTCTGTCGGTGGATGATGCCAGCACTGACTCGCCCAGCCCGCCGCCCTTGGATCTCACAACCCCACCTCCGCCCAACTCCCAGTCCGCAGTGCAACTGTCGTCCCTGGGTTATCCCTACCACCATCAGTATTTAGGCCAGTTCCTTAATCGGAGCTCAGCACCCGGCCTGTCACAGTACTCCTGTGCTGATCCGGCCATAGTGATGCAACGACAACAGGCCAACCATCTGGATCAGGTGATCCAACCAGCCCAAGTCCAGCAGCAACATGGCCAGCATCAGCACATTGCATATATCAACTCTACCACGACAACGACCATTGCAAACATGTTTTCGCAGACACGGAAGCGTCAGTTCGACGTGGCCTCGCTACTGGCACCCGATGTCCAGATCGTTGATATTGTCTCTGAAGATCAAGAGTCCTCAGCCAGGCCAGCGACCACGGCGAGGACTACGACTCAAACGCATCACACAGTCATTACCAAGCAAACTATACACCGCGAAGTGGTTTTGGGATTGGAACAACCTGTGACTGATGCCGACATTGACACTGATATCGATGTTGAAGTTAACGTTGATGTGGTAGAAGAAAGTATTAATCCCGATCCCGATTCTTATCCGGAGACGGACGACCAAGAAAATCGCGGAGGAACCATGAAGCAAATATTTTCCGTTGAGGACAATAACTCGTACCTAAGCGATGGCAGGCTGTCTTCATTTGATGCCGACCCCGATCACGATCCCGAAGACCTTGAACAGCACAACTACTCAATTTCCAGCTCGGCAGCAAGGTCCTTGGGCAGTAGTAGTAGCCAACACGAGGAGTCTAGCTCACTAGAGGAATGTCCACTGGCAGAGTCCACTGCAGGGCCCCCAACTGCCGCGAGGCCGTCCACCCTGGCAGTAGCCATTCCAAATGCATATATTGAACTCAACCATGTTGATCCGCACATGCTAAGTAGGTACTACGGGTCATACATGGCCGCAGCTGCGCGAAGAGCTAGTATAGAGGCGTCGAAAACAACAAGGCCATCTTCTATCACGCCACCACCAAAAATCGAAATAGTCTCACAGAAGTAA
- the fd102C gene encoding uncharacterized protein fd102C isoform X2, producing the protein MAHSDLGASQATTADQDQGTTSNNGHGPKQTVPSIYPLGTPRNPQAQATTMALEQYRLQLYNYALNIERFRCPQYGGTGGAGAGANAPWLHLSPYGPHASGNIPAVNRMAALSTISLFPQTQRIFQPEEPKPQHSYIGLIAMAILSSTEMKSRGPGWRNSIRHNLSLNDCFIKSGRSANGKGHYWAIHPANMDDFRKGDFRRRKAQRKVRKHMGLSVDDASTDSPSPPPLDLTTPPPPNSQSAVQLSSLGYPYHHQYLGQFLNRSSAPGLSQYSCADPAIVMQRQQANHLDQVIQPAQVQQQHGQHQHIAYINSTTTTTIANMFSQTRKRQFDVASLLAPDVQIVDIVSEDQESSARPATTARTTTQTHHTVITKQTIHREVVLGLEQPVTDADIDTDIDVEVNVDVVEESINPDPDSYPETDDQENRGGTMKQIFSVEDNNSYLSDGRLSSFDADPDHDPEDLEQHNYSISSSAARSLGSSSSQHEESSSLEECPLAESTAGPPTAARPSTLAVAIPNAYIELNHVDPHMLSRYYGSYMAAAARRASIEASKTTRPSSITPPPKIEIVSQK; encoded by the exons ATGGCTCACTCTGACTTGGGTGCTTCGCAGGCGACTACGGCCGACCAGGATCAAGGGACCACATCAAACAACGGTCATGGGCCTAAGCAAACTGTGCCCAGCATCTATCCTCTTGGAACCCCGAGAAATCcgcaagctcaagccacgacGATGGCTCTGGAGCAATATCGCCTGCAGCTGTACAACTACGCCCTTAATATTGAACGATTTCGATGCCCCCAATACGGAGGCACCGGAGGCGCCGGCGCCGGCGCAAATGCTCCATGGCTGCACCTAAGTCCTTACGGACCCCATGCATCAGGCAATATTCCTGCAGTAAACCGAATGGCCGCGCTCTCAACCATTTCACTTTTCCCCCAAACGCAACGCATATTCCAACCCGAGGAGCCTAAGCCGCAACACAGCTACATTGGCCTCATAGCCATGGCCATTTTGAGCTCAACTGAGATGAA AAGCCGCGGTCCGGGGTGGAGGAACTCCATCAGACATAATCTCTCACTGAATGATTGTTTTATCAAATCTGGTCGCAGTGCCAACGGCAAGGGGCACTACTGGGCAATACACCCAGCCAACATGGATGATTTTCGAAAAGGCGATTTCAGACGTCGTAAGGCTCAGCGTAAAGTCCGAAAGCATATGGGTCTGTCGGTGGATGATGCCAGCACTGACTCGCCCAGCCCGCCGCCCTTGGATCTCACAACCCCACCTCCGCCCAACTCCCAGTCCGCAGTGCAACTGTCGTCCCTGGGTTATCCCTACCACCATCAGTATTTAGGCCAGTTCCTTAATCGGAGCTCAGCACCCGGCCTGTCACAGTACTCCTGTGCTGATCCGGCCATAGTGATGCAACGACAACAGGCCAACCATCTGGATCAGGTGATCCAACCAGCCCAAGTCCAGCAGCAACATGGCCAGCATCAGCACATTGCATATATCAACTCTACCACGACAACGACCATTGCAAACATGTTTTCGCAGACACGGAAGCGTCAGTTCGACGTGGCCTCGCTACTGGCACCCGATGTCCAGATCGTTGATATTGTCTCTGAAGATCAAGAGTCCTCAGCCAGGCCAGCGACCACGGCGAGGACTACGACTCAAACGCATCACACAGTCATTACCAAGCAAACTATACACCGCGAAGTGGTTTTGGGATTGGAACAACCTGTGACTGATGCCGACATTGACACTGATATCGATGTTGAAGTTAACGTTGATGTGGTAGAAGAAAGTATTAATCCCGATCCCGATTCTTATCCGGAGACGGACGACCAAGAAAATCGCGGAGGAACCATGAAGCAAATATTTTCCGTTGAGGACAATAACTCGTACCTAAGCGATGGCAGGCTGTCTTCATTTGATGCCGACCCCGATCACGATCCCGAAGACCTTGAACAGCACAACTACTCAATTTCCAGCTCGGCAGCAAGGTCCTTGGGCAGTAGTAGTAGCCAACACGAGGAGTCTAGCTCACTAGAGGAATGTCCACTGGCAGAGTCCACTGCAGGGCCCCCAACTGCCGCGAGGCCGTCCACCCTGGCAGTAGCCATTCCAAATGCATATATTGAACTCAACCATGTTGATCCGCACATGCTAAGTAGGTACTACGGGTCATACATGGCCGCAGCTGCGCGAAGAGCTAGTATAGAGGCGTCGAAAACAACAAGGCCATCTTCTATCACGCCACCACCAAAAATCGAAATAGTCTCACAGAAGTAA